In the Candidatus Dormiibacterota bacterium genome, one interval contains:
- a CDS encoding ABC transporter ATP-binding protein — MGTIELHELTKHYKQASTTVKAVDGISLRIESGEFISIVGRSGSGKTTTLDLLGLLLRPTSGQVLLDGVDTGKLRDGARADLRGKKLGFIFQEFNLLPSLNAIQNVMLPLRYHKNGKDGKARAATLLEEVGLKDRMHHRPDQLSGGEQQRVAIARALISRPEIVLGDEPTGELDSETSQQLVALMRRMNRELGSTFILVTHDMDIAAQTDRVVRLKDGKVLSDVKANPEQRFLGTVDLQGVIA; from the coding sequence ATGGGAACCATCGAACTTCACGAGCTGACCAAGCACTACAAGCAAGCTTCAACGACCGTCAAGGCGGTCGACGGGATTAGTTTGAGAATCGAATCCGGGGAGTTCATCTCCATCGTCGGCCGGTCGGGCAGCGGCAAAACGACGACGCTGGATTTGCTCGGTCTGCTGCTCCGACCCACCAGCGGCCAAGTCCTCCTCGACGGCGTCGATACCGGCAAGCTCCGCGATGGAGCCCGGGCCGACCTTCGCGGCAAGAAACTGGGTTTCATCTTCCAGGAGTTCAACCTGCTGCCAAGCCTGAACGCCATCCAGAATGTGATGCTGCCGCTGCGGTACCACAAGAACGGCAAGGACGGCAAGGCGCGGGCGGCGACGCTGCTGGAGGAGGTCGGGCTCAAGGACCGCATGCATCACCGGCCCGATCAGCTGTCAGGCGGCGAACAGCAGCGGGTCGCAATCGCCCGAGCGCTGATCAGCCGGCCGGAAATCGTTCTCGGCGATGAGCCCACCGGCGAGCTGGATAGTGAGACAAGCCAACAGCTCGTCGCCCTGATGCGGCGGATGAACCGGGAGCTCGGGTCGACCTTTATCCTCGTCACCCACGATATGGACATCGCCGCTCAGACCGATCGCGTCGTCCGGCTCAAGGATGGCAAGGTGCTGTCTGACGTGAAAGCGAACCCGGAGCAGCGGTTCCTGGGGACGGTCGACCTCCAGGGAGTGATCGCCTAG
- a CDS encoding ABC transporter permease encodes MEIIRNLTRRKLRNILTISGIVIGVLALVTMGAMAEKFNALLSGGATYFGSNVQVADSSSGAVGGFGGGLLTLDRVAALEKVDGVAAAFPDVSVSAKPGSTNTVSFGIPDYISNLDPRANDYSAFKLHIAQGRDLNPNATGEVVLGSDFATEFKKNVGNTIDLPIRAKDAPPDFINHTFSVVGVLAKTQTAPDTGAYVSLADSQMLLKETLPASIRSSIDTTKLVNGATVYGKPGVDLDKLADKINAEVPGVKATKPSVIVASFNAGGAIFTAITTGAALIALVVGGLSVINTMLMAVTERVREIGLKKAVGAKVGHILREYLLEAIVIGGIGGGIGLLLGWGLTSLINAATASANLTLFLLTWRLVIVAILFSVGLGAAAGIIPALRASRMDPVRALRAA; translated from the coding sequence ATGGAAATCATTCGAAATCTCACGCGGCGCAAGCTGCGCAACATCCTGACCATCAGCGGAATCGTGATCGGCGTGCTCGCCCTGGTCACGATGGGTGCGATGGCGGAGAAGTTCAACGCGCTGCTCTCCGGGGGCGCGACCTACTTTGGGTCCAACGTCCAGGTCGCAGACAGCTCCAGCGGCGCGGTCGGCGGCTTCGGCGGCGGCCTGCTCACGCTCGACCGGGTTGCGGCGCTGGAAAAAGTTGACGGAGTCGCCGCGGCATTTCCGGACGTGAGCGTGAGTGCCAAGCCGGGCAGCACGAACACCGTCTCATTCGGGATCCCGGACTATATCTCGAACCTAGATCCGCGAGCCAATGACTATAGCGCCTTCAAGCTCCACATCGCGCAGGGTCGCGACCTCAACCCGAACGCCACCGGCGAGGTGGTCTTGGGATCTGACTTCGCCACCGAGTTCAAAAAGAACGTCGGCAACACGATCGACCTCCCCATCCGGGCGAAGGACGCGCCGCCCGACTTCATCAACCATACCTTCAGCGTGGTCGGCGTCCTGGCGAAGACGCAGACCGCTCCCGACACCGGGGCGTATGTCAGCCTCGCCGATTCGCAGATGCTTCTGAAGGAAACGCTGCCGGCGAGCATCCGGAGCAGCATCGACACGACAAAGCTCGTCAATGGGGCAACCGTATACGGCAAGCCGGGCGTCGACCTCGATAAGCTCGCGGACAAAATCAACGCTGAAGTTCCCGGCGTCAAGGCCACCAAGCCGAGCGTGATTGTCGCCAGCTTCAACGCAGGCGGGGCGATCTTCACCGCCATCACCACCGGCGCGGCGCTGATCGCGCTCGTCGTCGGCGGCCTGTCCGTGATCAACACGATGCTGATGGCGGTCACCGAGCGTGTCCGTGAGATTGGGTTGAAGAAGGCCGTTGGCGCCAAGGTGGGACACATCCTCCGCGAGTACCTGCTCGAGGCGATCGTGATCGGCGGGATCGGCGGCGGCATCGGGCTGCTCCTCGGCTGGGGTCTGACCAGCTTGATCAACGCGGCGACGGCATCGGCCAATCTGACGCTCTTCCTGCTGACCTGGCGCCTCGTGATCGTGGCGATCCTGTTCTCGGTCGGACTGGGCGCCGCCGCCGGCATTATTCCTGCCCTTCGTGCCTCCCGGATGGATCCGGTGCGGGCGCTGCGGGCGGCGTAG
- a CDS encoding LysR family transcriptional regulator has protein sequence MLLAQVEGFLEVARRGNVSRAAEAMFVTQPTLTARLHALERELGEPLFARTRRGMRLTDAGRAFLPFAERAMRAVRDGRQALNDARSASAGRLVLGAAPAVSTYILPALLQRFAAAYPRIEVAVRTGHSEDVLQMLLRDEVQLAMVRTMRHPDIESIPLYEEALVLVVPPGHPFAERSSVGIADVASERLIFFDRTSSYYELTQSFFLSLGVTPREVMELDNIESAKKMVERRLGIALLPRSAVAGELAAKTLTQVAVTDAPAMSQKIVVIRRRDQGRPSGTVAAFLNLVRDSDPAADAHLLSTV, from the coding sequence GTGCTGCTGGCCCAGGTCGAGGGGTTTCTCGAAGTCGCGCGCCGGGGAAACGTGAGTCGGGCGGCCGAGGCGATGTTCGTCACCCAGCCGACGCTGACCGCCCGCCTCCACGCGCTCGAGCGGGAGTTGGGCGAGCCGCTCTTCGCGCGGACCCGCCGTGGCATGCGCCTGACCGACGCCGGCCGGGCTTTCCTCCCCTTTGCCGAACGCGCCATGCGGGCGGTGCGCGATGGTCGCCAGGCGCTGAATGACGCCCGCTCCGCCTCCGCCGGCCGGCTGGTGCTCGGAGCCGCCCCGGCCGTCAGCACCTACATTCTCCCGGCACTCCTCCAGCGGTTTGCGGCCGCCTACCCGCGGATCGAGGTGGCGGTCCGGACCGGACATTCGGAAGACGTCCTGCAGATGTTGCTCCGCGACGAGGTCCAGCTGGCCATGGTGCGGACCATGCGACACCCGGACATCGAGTCGATCCCCCTGTACGAAGAGGCGCTGGTCCTGGTCGTGCCGCCCGGTCACCCCTTCGCCGAACGATCGAGCGTCGGCATCGCCGACGTCGCCTCGGAGCGGCTGATCTTCTTCGACCGCACCTCGAGCTACTACGAGCTGACCCAGTCCTTCTTTCTCAGCTTGGGCGTGACGCCGCGCGAGGTGATGGAGCTGGACAACATCGAGTCGGCGAAGAAGATGGTCGAGCGCCGCCTCGGCATCGCCCTGCTTCCCCGTTCGGCCGTCGCGGGCGAGCTGGCCGCGAAGACCCTGACCCAGGTCGCTGTCACCGACGCGCCGGCGATGTCGCAAAAGATCGTGGTGATCCGCCGCCGCGACCAGGGCCGGCCATCAGGAACGGTCGCGGCCTTCCTCAACCTGGTGCGCGACTCCGATCCTGCCGCCGACGCGCATCTCCTCTCCACAGTTTGA